In Phaseolus vulgaris cultivar G19833 chromosome 3, P. vulgaris v2.0, whole genome shotgun sequence, the sequence acttcacgaagtggatagaggttGAGCCAGTAGCACAAATCACAGCTCACAAGATCCaacacttcgtgtggaagaatatagtGTTCCATTTTAGCGTACCGAGGCGTCTAGTTTCTGACAATGGCACACAGTTCGCGAGCCAACAACTGGGCAAGCTATGCACATAGGTTGTaataaagcaggtgttcgcatcagttgagcacccccagacAAATAGGCAGGTCGAGTATGCCAACAGAGTCCTACTCAGAGttctgaagagaaggcttgagaaggccaaagggacttgggcagaggaggttcatagaatagtgtgggcttaccaTACCACGCCTCAGTCCACCACCagagagacacccttcagcttggtgtaCGGGTCAGAAGCAATAATTCtggtagagatccaggagagctcgccacgATTTCAGAACTTCGTAGCTGAGGAGTCCaacgaagagagaaaggtgaacctggatctactggatgaggtcagagaGGATGCAAGAATTAAAGCTGAAGGgttaaagagaagggtggagtacaagcaCAGCTCAAAAATAAGGCCTCAGTAGTTCCAGATCGCTGACCTAGTAATGCGCAAAGCCCACCCATATTAgctagaaaacaagttgtcccccaagtggactggcccTTTCAGGGTGACGGAGCTCCAGGGAAACGGGGTGTACAGACTcgagactttggagggaggcgcaattcctcgtacatggaatgcggccaatcccaagttttatttcaattgAACTCTAGCATTGTACACAGTTtcaaggggacactctttttcccttttaagggttttttaacgaggtcaccaaTAAAATTACGATTGAAGTATACGCATTCTCGTATTTTTTGTGCAATACAGGGACGAACCTGTCGttttggtgtttagacacctcgagagggagtggcAGTTTCCTTTAGGACGCCTCCCCCTCGAGTGTGGGCGCCAAGTGCGAACAGCAGGGTTCAGTCAGAAATGAACCTGTCGttttggtgtttagacacctcgagagggagtggcAGCTTCATTTAGGATGCGTCCCCCTCGAGCGTGGGCGCCAAATGCGAACAGCAAGGTTCAGTCAATAACAAACCTGtcgtcttggtgtttagacacctcgagagggagtggcAGCTTCCTTTGGGACGCCTCCCCCTCGAGTGTGGGCGCCAAGTATGAACAACAAGGTTCGACCAGTTTGAGTCCTCCTTTGCCTCTGAGCAAAGACGGGGCCAGATGAACGCCTTGGGGCTAGAAACCTTGAGAAGGAGTGGCCCCACCCGCGTAGAACGCCTCCTCTCAAGAATGAATGTCAAGGCTAAGTGAAAGGACTCCCAGTTAAGTCCTCTGTTTCCTTAGGGGCAAAGATGAGGACAGTCAATATATCTTCCCTAACCTTAAAAGCAGGGTAAGGATCAGTAAAAGAGTTTCCCTTGTCTAAACAAAGTTAAGGCAATGCCAGTTAAAGGTTCATGCATGCTCGCCTCCAACACAGGTGGTCAAGCAATCAAAGCAAAGAGAAAGGAATGGGGAGGGAGCGTGTTACCTAAGGTTCAGAATCTTTCAAGGTCATCGTATGTTAAAGTTACTAGCGTTGAAGTGTTGTTAGTAAGTTAACAGTTAAAGGCAGAATGAGACAACAAAACAAGTAAGAGAAGTACAAGTTGTATTAAATTACAAGTTTTGGAGGACATAGTTCAAAGCCAAAGTTACAAGCTCCTTTTAAGGGCACCTAGACACGATCTGCCCATCAACGACGTGGTTCGACGTTGCAAAGGGGGAGACATCCATCTCAGGATGCTTGCAAGCAACCTGAGCAAGGGCGTCCTCGAACCCCGCTGCGTATGCGTCAGCTGCATCGCCGATGAGCTCCGCCTTGGCTCTCCCGAAGGCTTCAGCTTGGGTAGTCAGTTCTGCCTTGGCCCTCTCAAGGGCTTCAGTTTGTGCGGTGAGCTCAGCCTCCACCTTCCCCAGCTTCACCTCCTGCTCCGTGGCCCGTTCTTCGAGTTTGACCATCCTAGCTTTGTTGGCCACGACTTCCTCCTCGAGTCCCACCACCTGGGTACGTAGTGGCACAACCCGGGACAACAGGGTGGTGTACTCTTGGCTCTTGCCAAAAAGCTTCTTGTTGGTCTCTAGCTCAGTCTGGCGAAGGGCACTTATTTCCTGATTCAGCGCGATCTCACGGTTAAGGAAGACCTGAGCCTGTTGGGCCAGTTGTTCCTTCACCAGAGCCAGTTCTTCAGCCAAATCTAGCTGCTCCTTTGCTTTTGACTCCGCCTCATGGGAGAAGCCGTCAGCTTGGGCAAAGAATTCGCCAAGGCTGAGAGTTAGGCTCTCCTGCACAGCCTTTTCGTTGGAACTTCCCATGGCCCCTTTCTGGTAGCCTTTGAGGATTTGTTGAAGGACTAGGGGAAGCTCAGGGGCAAGGGCAGGCTCAGGGACgctctcaccaccaccctcgaGCGTGAAAAGGCGTTGGGTGGGTGATCCCTGAGCGAGGCAGGGCGCCTAGTAGAGGAAGAGTGTGAAGTGACCGCTACCGCCACTCTGCGCCTTTTGAAGACAAAGCCGTTTGTAGTGTCTGCGTCGTCATCAGACACAATCTCCACCATCCTCTTGCCTTTCTCA encodes:
- the LOC137839391 gene encoding uncharacterized protein, which translates into the protein MQICIVEEGNTWMTPYRRYLADGVLPLELAEAKKIKRNSAKYTFIDGKLFRHGFTHPILVCVSGDQCTRIMAELHEGICGSHVGGQSLASKVFASVEHPQTNRQVEYANRVLLRVLKRRLEKAKGTWAEEVHRIVWAYHTTPQSTTRETPFSLVYGSEAIILVEIQESSPRFQNFVAEESNEERKVNLDLLDEVREDARIKAEGLKRRVEYKHSSKIRPQ